The Geothrix sp. genome has a window encoding:
- the kdpC gene encoding potassium-transporting ATPase subunit KdpC gives MNLQLRPALISFLALSLLTGIAYPLVVTGLARLLFPRQAAGSLITKDGRVLGSEWIGQSFCSPGEFWGRPSATVDAAGKPLPYNAANSGASNLAPSNPALGKLVQERMAILRAADPQATGPVPVDLVTTSGSGLDPHISPASAEFQIPRVARARGLEVAQVRALVAAHTEGRQLGCLGEPRVNVLKLNLALAELR, from the coding sequence ATGAACCTGCAACTACGACCGGCCCTGATCTCCTTCCTGGCGCTGAGCCTCCTGACGGGAATCGCCTATCCCCTGGTGGTCACGGGGCTCGCCCGGCTTCTGTTTCCCCGTCAGGCCGCAGGGAGTCTCATCACCAAGGATGGCCGTGTCCTCGGCTCAGAGTGGATCGGCCAATCCTTCTGCTCGCCCGGAGAGTTCTGGGGCCGCCCCTCGGCCACCGTGGATGCCGCAGGAAAACCGCTTCCCTATAACGCGGCCAACAGCGGCGCGTCGAACCTGGCCCCCAGCAACCCGGCGCTGGGGAAGCTCGTCCAAGAACGGATGGCAATCCTCCGAGCCGCCGATCCGCAGGCCACGGGCCCCGTGCCGGTAGACCTGGTCACTACATCAGGAAGCGGCCTGGATCCCCACATCAGCCCGGCCTCGGCCGAATTCCAGATCCCCCGAGTCGCCCGGGCCCGCGGACTGGAGGTCGCGCAGGTGAGGGCGCTGGTGGCCGCTCACACGGAAGGCCGGCAGCTCGGCTGCCTGGGGGAGCCCCGCGTGAATGTCCTCAAGCTGAATCTGGCACTAGCAGAGCTGAGGTAA
- the kdpB gene encoding potassium-transporting ATPase subunit KdpB translates to MVSHSRQDIQARPLFKSLIVRRAAVDAFRKLNPLHQLRNPVMFTVWVCSAFTTGLWIQALGGHGEGRPSFILAITLWLWFTLLFANFAEAMAEGRGKAQADSLRKSKKDVKARRLLGKDRTGPSEMVGATALRIDDLVLVEAGETIPGDGEVVEGVATVNESAITGESAPVIRESGGDRSAVTGGTLVLSDWLLIRIASNPGESFLDRMIAMVEGAKRQKTPNEIALDILLAGLTIIFLLATATLLPYSIYATRAAGQGHPVSLTVLVSLLVCLIPTTIGGLLSAIGIAGMDRMIQANVIATSGRAVEAAGDVDVLLLDKTGTITLGNRQAVAFIPAEGIEPEHLADAAQLSSLADETPEGRSIIVLAKEQYGLRERDLHALDAHFIPFTAQTRMSGVNLGDRQIRKGAASAIEDHVQGLGGRFPEDVRRAVDQVSTAGGTPLVVSEGPRALGVIQLKDIVKGGIKERFAELRGMGIKTVMITGDNPLTAAAIAAEAGVDDFLAQATPEAKLKLIREYQAGGRLVAMTGDGTNDAPALAQADVAVAMNSGTQAAKEAGNMVDLDSNPTKLIEIVEIGKQMLMTRGSLTTFSIANDVAKYFAILPAAFVATYPALGALNIMRLHSPESAILSAVIFNALVIVVLIPLALRGVTYRPVGAAQLLQRNLLLYGAGGLAVPFVGIKLIDWLLVTLHLAA, encoded by the coding sequence GTGGTTTCCCATTCCCGGCAGGACATCCAGGCTCGCCCCCTTTTCAAATCCCTCATCGTGCGCCGGGCGGCAGTCGACGCCTTCCGGAAGCTCAATCCGCTTCATCAGCTCCGCAATCCGGTCATGTTCACGGTGTGGGTGTGCAGCGCCTTCACCACCGGGCTGTGGATCCAGGCACTGGGGGGCCATGGCGAGGGGCGGCCCTCCTTCATCCTGGCCATCACCTTGTGGCTCTGGTTCACCCTGCTCTTCGCCAATTTCGCCGAGGCCATGGCGGAAGGTCGGGGCAAGGCCCAGGCGGATTCCCTCAGGAAATCGAAGAAGGATGTGAAGGCCCGCCGGCTGCTCGGGAAGGACCGGACAGGACCTTCCGAGATGGTCGGCGCTACGGCATTGCGCATCGACGATCTCGTGCTCGTGGAGGCTGGCGAGACGATCCCGGGAGATGGCGAGGTCGTGGAGGGCGTCGCGACCGTCAACGAGAGCGCTATTACGGGCGAGAGCGCACCGGTGATCCGGGAGAGCGGCGGGGATCGCTCCGCTGTCACAGGAGGAACCCTGGTGCTTTCGGACTGGCTGCTCATCCGCATCGCCTCCAACCCCGGCGAGAGCTTCCTCGACCGCATGATCGCCATGGTGGAAGGCGCCAAACGCCAGAAGACACCCAATGAGATTGCGCTGGACATCCTTCTCGCGGGACTCACGATCATTTTCCTCCTGGCCACGGCCACCCTGCTGCCCTACTCGATCTACGCCACCCGGGCGGCGGGCCAGGGCCACCCGGTGAGTCTGACGGTTCTCGTCTCTCTGCTGGTGTGCCTCATCCCCACCACCATCGGCGGGCTCCTGAGTGCCATCGGCATCGCTGGCATGGATCGCATGATTCAGGCCAATGTCATTGCCACATCCGGCCGAGCCGTGGAGGCGGCGGGGGATGTGGATGTGCTGCTGCTCGACAAGACCGGCACCATCACCCTGGGTAACCGGCAGGCTGTGGCGTTCATTCCGGCGGAAGGCATCGAGCCGGAGCATCTCGCGGATGCCGCACAGCTCTCCTCCCTGGCCGATGAGACACCCGAGGGACGAAGCATCATCGTCCTGGCCAAGGAACAATATGGTCTTCGCGAGCGGGATCTCCACGCCCTGGACGCCCACTTCATACCTTTCACGGCCCAGACCCGGATGAGCGGGGTCAATCTGGGCGACCGCCAGATCCGCAAAGGTGCGGCGTCGGCCATCGAGGACCATGTTCAGGGCCTGGGCGGCAGGTTTCCGGAGGATGTGCGACGCGCCGTCGACCAGGTATCCACGGCGGGAGGGACTCCGCTCGTCGTGTCGGAAGGACCACGCGCCCTGGGCGTGATCCAACTCAAGGACATCGTGAAGGGCGGCATCAAAGAGCGCTTCGCCGAACTGCGCGGCATGGGCATCAAGACCGTCATGATTACCGGTGACAACCCCCTGACGGCCGCTGCCATCGCGGCCGAGGCGGGCGTGGACGATTTCCTGGCCCAGGCCACCCCCGAAGCCAAGCTCAAGCTCATCCGGGAGTACCAGGCCGGCGGCCGGCTGGTGGCCATGACGGGCGACGGCACCAACGATGCACCGGCCCTCGCCCAGGCCGATGTGGCCGTGGCCATGAACAGCGGCACCCAGGCGGCCAAGGAGGCCGGAAACATGGTGGACCTCGACTCGAACCCCACCAAGCTCATCGAGATCGTCGAAATCGGCAAGCAGATGCTCATGACCCGGGGATCGCTGACCACCTTCAGCATCGCCAACGATGTGGCCAAGTACTTCGCCATTCTCCCGGCGGCCTTCGTCGCCACCTATCCCGCCCTGGGAGCCTTGAACATCATGCGGCTGCACAGCCCGGAGAGCGCCATCCTCTCAGCGGTGATCTTCAATGCCCTCGTGATCGTCGTGCTCATTCCGCTGGCGCTCCGCGGCGTGACCTACCGGCCGGTGGGAGCCGCCCAACTGCTTCAGCGCAACCTGCTGCTCTACGGCGCCGGCGGCCTCGCCGTTCCGTTCGTGGGCATCAAGCTCATCGATTGGCTGCTCGTCACCCTTCACCTTGCCGCCTGA